From Cotesia glomerata isolate CgM1 linkage group LG2, MPM_Cglom_v2.3, whole genome shotgun sequence, a single genomic window includes:
- the LOC123260209 gene encoding general odorant-binding protein 72-like — translation MNIAIVSTLIIAILNAIHFYDAEAAMSLEQIQKMMNSLGKTCASKSGITPEIQEAHKRREFPEDRGLMCYFSCMMKMTKVVDKNSKIDVDGTIAQMRALLPDDIKESGVAAFTKCYPGALGIDDLCEKSYILAKCHYENDPKSYFYP, via the exons ATGAACATTGCTATTGTTAGTACGCTTATTATAGCGATATTAAATGCTATTCATTTTTATGATGCTGAAGCAGCAATGAGCTTAgaacaaattcaaaaaatgatgaattCGTTGGGTAAAACTTGTGCGAGTAAATCAGGAATTACTCCAG aaattcAAGAGGCTCATAAACGAAGAGAGTTTCCGGAAGATCGAGGTCTCATGTGTTACTTTAGTTGTATGATGAAGATGACTAAAGTT GTcgataaaaatagtaaaattgatGTCGATGGAACAATAGCTCAAATGAGGGCGCTTTTGCCAGATGATATTAAAGAAAGTGGCGTAGCTGCATTCACCAAGTGTTATCCAGGAG caCTTGGAATTGATGATCTCTGTgaaaaaagttatatattgGCTAAATGTCATTACGAAAATGATCCGAAG tcttaTTTTTACCCTTAA